ATCGGCATGGCGGCGCTGATGGGGACGGTCATACATAAAACAGGGATAACACATGGCAATGAAATTGCGCGTATTGACTCAAGCGGTGGCGCTGGGTCTGGCGATCGGCAGCGCGTCGTTCGCCGCTCAGGCGGAAATCACCCTGCTGAAGCAGGATCCACAGGCCGGCGATCCGCTCAGCCGACTGAACTTTACCGTTGGCGGCAGCATCCGTCCGCAGTTCAACAACATGACGGGCGACGGCGACAAGGGCTCCTACAAGCGTAACGGCTTCGACGGCGGCACCCGCTTCCGTTTCGCGGCGGACTACTACCTGTTCGACGACATCAGCTGGATCAGCTACTACGAGCTGGGCGTGAACATTCCTGCGCTGTTTGACTGGGATCATCACTATGCCGACGGCGCGAGAAACACCAGCCGCCGCATGCTGTACACCGGCCTGAAAAGTAACACCTGGGGCCAGATGACCTTCGGTCAGCAGAACAGCGTTTACTATGATGTGGTGGGCGCCAAGACCGATATCTGGGACTATGACATGCTGGCCCAGGCGCCGGGCAACGGCATCAACGGCGACTACGACGGCTCTTACCGTTCACGCAAAATGCTGAAATACAAGAATCGCTTCGGCGATGCGGACGTTTATGCGTCGTACTTGTTCAGCGACAGCGACTACCTGCCGGGCAACGGCCTGCGCTATAAGCGCAAAGGCGGCGGTTCACTGGGCGTGGATTACCACATTACCCAGGATCTGACCTGGGGCACCGCCTGGAACTACACCCGCGCCGAAATGCGCAACCCGTCCACCAGCGGCAGCAAGAGCTACGATCAGAATATCGTCGGTACCGCCCTTAGCTGGAAACCGGACAACTGGACGCTGACCTTTGGCGGTGGCTACTACCACGATTTCCTGACCACCAAGAAAGCTGACATCAACAATTACTTCGCCGGCGATGCGTGGGGTATCGAATACCTGGCCGGTTATACCGTGCCGGTTGGCCAATACGCGGTGAAATCGGTGATGCCGTACTTTATGGGTGACCGTCTGGAATACGTCACCGGCCGCAACTACCAGCGTATCGACAACGGCCTCGGGGTTACCGTGCAGTTCGACTACGGTTTCCGCGTTGACGTAGAGCATGTGCTGACATCGAGCACCGACAACCTCGGCGATATGACCGTGGTGCGTCTGCGCTACGATTTCTGATTGCTCAGAACGTAAAAAAGGCCGCGCAAGCGGCCTTTTTCGTTATGGGCACAGCGCGTCAGAAACCGCCGCGCGCCGAACGCCCTACCGCTTCGCCCAGCTGCCATACCGCCATGGCGTAATGGGTGCTGTGGTTATAGCGGGTGATGACGTAGAAGTTCGGCAGGCCGTACCAATACTGGTAGCCGGTGCCGACATCGAGCCGCAGCAGGCTGGCTTCCTGGTTATCACCGAGCGAACCCTGCGGGCTCAGGCCGGCTTCCGCCAGCGCGGCGACCGAATAACGGGTCTTGAAGCCGTTTTCCAGCCCCGGCGCCTGGCCGTTGGCCTGAATGGCGACCGGCTCGCCTTTAGACCAACCGTGCGCCTTGAAGTAATTGGCCACGCTGCCGATGGCATCGACCGGATCCCACAGGTTGATATGGCCATCGCCGTTGAAGTCGACCGCATAGCTCTTGAAGGAAGAAGGCATGAACTGACCATAGCCCATCGCGCCGGCGAAGGAGCCGCGCAACTCGAGGGGATCGTCGCCTTCGGTGCGCGACATCAGCAGGAAAGTCTCCAGCTCGCCGGCGAAGTAATCGGCACGGCGCGGGTAGTCAAAGGCCAGCGTCGCCAACGCATCGATAATGCGGGTTTTACCCATTACGCGGCCCCAGCGGGTCTCCACGCCGATAATCCCCACGATGATCTCCGGCGGCACGCCGTACACCTGCCAGGCACGC
The sequence above is drawn from the Serratia sp. FDAARGOS_506 genome and encodes:
- a CDS encoding porin; amino-acid sequence: MAMKLRVLTQAVALGLAIGSASFAAQAEITLLKQDPQAGDPLSRLNFTVGGSIRPQFNNMTGDGDKGSYKRNGFDGGTRFRFAADYYLFDDISWISYYELGVNIPALFDWDHHYADGARNTSRRMLYTGLKSNTWGQMTFGQQNSVYYDVVGAKTDIWDYDMLAQAPGNGINGDYDGSYRSRKMLKYKNRFGDADVYASYLFSDSDYLPGNGLRYKRKGGGSLGVDYHITQDLTWGTAWNYTRAEMRNPSTSGSKSYDQNIVGTALSWKPDNWTLTFGGGYYHDFLTTKKADINNYFAGDAWGIEYLAGYTVPVGQYAVKSVMPYFMGDRLEYVTGRNYQRIDNGLGVTVQFDYGFRVDVEHVLTSSTDNLGDMTVVRLRYDF
- the mltB gene encoding lytic murein transglycosylase B, with amino-acid sequence MRHLVALLPLITLLAACSSTPKPSTTATPQGTPVKGGFLLSPSHSGAPLGGDFANNPNTARFIDKMVQEHGFDRQQLHDVLAQARRLDSVLRLMDRQAPTPSTQGPTGPNGSWLRYRNKFITPDNVQNGVVFWNQYQDALQRAWQVYGVPPEIIVGIIGVETRWGRVMGKTRIIDALATLAFDYPRRADYFAGELETFLLMSRTEGDDPLELRGSFAGAMGYGQFMPSSFKSYAVDFNGDGHINLWDPVDAIGSVANYFKAHGWSKGEPVAIQANGQAPGLENGFKTRYSVAALAEAGLSPQGSLGDNQEASLLRLDVGTGYQYWYGLPNFYVITRYNHSTHYAMAVWQLGEAVGRSARGGF